The Choristoneura fumiferana chromosome 5, NRCan_CFum_1, whole genome shotgun sequence region TAAAAATTGTTGAAAAACTTTTACCTACATGGCTGTTCATTCGACCTTACCCAACAACTTCACTGCACTGGCTAAAATATTACAGATTCAttttgtcacttttttttataaggtTGACGTTCAAGTGCGGatgcgatttgcgggcgagttgaaagcgaggcaagcgcGCAGCGACCTCGCTGCAAACGCGTAACGATTTCTCTGCGAGCACCGCGAGTGTGTAACGATTTAGCTGCGACGCCATACTGAGTTTCTCGCGAACGTAGCGAATTCGTTGGGCGCTCGCGACGAAAACGTTACGCGCTCAATTCGCTTTCAACTCGCTCGCAAATCGCCAGTGTGGTAAGGCACttattatttatctaatacACTCGTAATCatatcattttcaccacttctttctctcAGACGGTAAAGGATCAGTCAGGGTACTTATAAAGAGAGTTGAATGCAAGCGCGAGCGCCCGCGCGATAGTCAAAGCGGCCTCTAGCAAATCATAGTCCTAGTAGTATATTAAGTAGCGTGTtcaacaatagtacattattttACACAGGCAATTCGTATCTCGgttttaaacagttttattaagCTTGCCTTGATAAAGGGATGCAGTTGGTTGGCAGCTTCGTTGATTGTTAAGTTTGGACGACCGGAAAAATtagtaagaaaataataaaataacatttaaaaataataatttaggtactttattgCGCCGCATCTTAGAGGATCGAACCGTTAGACTCGGGTTTATTTTAAATGTGCATTGATAATGTTTctgactgttttttttctaaggCATTAAggatattgtattaaaattatggttgataaataaataaattatttactaaacaTCGTTGTACTTTTCTATTCATTTCTATCTaaacacgcggtagcgtgtcaagctaagttcaagctaacagaactggcgagcagcactgaaattgatttataacaatgtaaaacattttataacaacttaaaatataatttcttcttaaGTATAACTTAAGATAATTTATAAGCCTAAgatcggacttggctagttttcatatacgaattatattataaccTTCGCAAGTTCTGaagctgtaagttcttattttggTAGAAAGTAGCCATCGAACATAGGGctcttccatgactgttttaggtacttaataattcgtatatgagaactagccaagtccgatcttggcttcaatatattatcttAACTTttaagaagaaattatattttaagttgttataaataaaataggtgcgccaaagttcatataaaattgcaaattcgaTTATTGAAAATAGAagcattaaaattttatgttagACGACAATCATTGGCACTCTACAATTACTTCAGAAGTGCCATCGGCTCAAGGTTTCAACAGCTAATTTGGTATTGCGTATATTGCCAATAAAGGCCAAGTGATTTTGCTTATTGTAGGTCACTTAGCAAAAAAGAGGTCAACCGGGGTTGAacccctctgcttgagaggcgatgggtcaaaccactaggccaccacggcttatactCAGAATTTATTATACTCATAATTTCATTCAACATAAATACCTCTATTACTACAATTTATGTCTACATCACTATTCAACATATCGATTTCAGGCAATAACATTTGGTATTATATATACTTTAAAATATACCTTTGTTTATTCATAATCTATCCACAGATAAATGCAAGTCAATTCTATTGATTTGCATTTGAAGCTCTGTATAAAAACGACTTACTTGTGACGTcacgtgacagctgtcagtgttttttactttttgcatCTTGATTGGACATCCTACCGTCCGTCCTCTTGCGCTCTGACTCTCGCATTGTCATGTTGTGTCCTAAACCTAAATCTATTTGTATTTGGTAAATCGGCTATCATAGTATTGTAAAGACCTAATATTATTAAACTACAAGTTCATCTGTTGATCTTCGTGATTTTATTATGTTGCTCGCTAATTTCTTCCCTCTATTTACGTGATTCAggcactaaaataaaaaaaacagaaatgcAAGCCAGTTAGCCAGTTACTTGTGACTCACGTTTGTGCTGCAAAATCCTACTCTAAATGTTGTGTCCTAAACCTAAATCTATGGGTAAATCGGCACAGTATTGTAAAACCCTACAAGTTCATCTGTTGATCCGTGAAATCCTGGATTCACGCAgttcaaaatgtaaaaaaaagccAGAAATGCCAGTTAGCTTAGAACTGTGACTTCACAAAACCTAAATGCTGCCAAAAAAagggttaggttaagttagaactACGATgactatataaaataatttaataaataaaaaataaactcccAAATAACATTATGCGTGTAGGTAAAATATCagtaatgacattatgagtaaaaaaaatcgaaatattgATCCCTAGCGCAGCTTCGCACGAGTAAattattagatacagcagttgaattgaaattccgggattttattaaattctcgtgggaattccctaaaattacatcgtggttttcactgacgttaaattaaaaaacccatgccaaattttatgactctaaacctagcggttgttattttgagattttatccctatcccgtgggaatatcgggataaaaagtagcctaagtatgtgttattccagatgtccagctatctacatatataccaaatttcatgactctaaacctagcggttattagttcgagattttatccctatcccgtgggaaaattgggataaaaagtagcctatgtgttattccagacgtccagctatacATACCAagcacataccaaatttcatgactctaaactcagtggttgttatttagagattttttccctatcccgtgggaatatcgggataaaaagtagcctgtgttattccagattagtaggattaggaactatgtaggtagtagtaaaaataattattttaaaaatatatggacccttataaaatatttttattgttataaataagtttcaggactgaccattgaacttggcacccatttagatctcacttctttcgTCGTTAAAGTCAACCAATTAAGGCATATATATATCATaatttgcccgcggctccgcccgcgtggtattcggttatcgcgcgctgttccctcgggaattgtgcatttttccgggataaaaagtagcctatgtcactctcgggcccataaactatctctatgccaaaaatcacgtcgatcagtcgctccgttacggcgtgaaagacggacaaacaaacaaacacactttcgcatttataatattattatggattgaacttggctctcatttcacattcatgttttgttagaataatatacctacaccgTGGGCCCACCTTTACCAACATTTTTAGTCTCGCATTCCTGAGCCAATATTGAGACAAAAGTTTCCTCGGATCCCTCTAGCACGAGTCAGGCTTGCTCTTGAcctattttttagggttccgtagcttagttggtaaaaacggaatccttatagatCCCGCTTTTGCCAACTGAGACACGGATCATAGCTTAGGTACTTATAGGATAATTTTGATATCCGTACTTCTGTCTGTCTGGATGTTCATACGTCATGCCGTCTGTCAAGAACGTTTtcctcgggaacgcgtggaggtatcaaactaaaattaatatcaaacacaGGTCTATATCCCTTAGACTCAAACTTAGcttaaacttctaagtcaacgtaATTAATAGTTACAGTCATTAATCAAGGGGTTTCCATAGAAAACACAAGGGAATCGAAACCTATAGGGTACCTACTTTCACTTGTCTTAGAAACTTGtttagtatgaaaataggtCTTATACTTACATAACCAACCaatataaaaatctttattttttatttttttgtctgtctatcCATGTCggtaaccatctaaaattatCCCACACTGCATACCTACATTTTACTTGGGATCAGGGTTTTGATAACACTGCATATTAATAATTAGAtactacctacaaatttgtacggaactctcggtgcgcaagatcgactcgcacttggccgggttttttttttaattgcaattaatgtaataatttaaGTCAACTACActaaatttttctttgtttatcTCCAACATCGCACAcatgatatattttttgcaaactcactttattgtcaatgtcatgacaacattataaaatataatttataatttcatgTATTGTCCTGTCACCCTTAACTTGTGGTTGTACAATAGCAAACTACCGAATAATCAAGTGGGGGGCTTATCGCTCCTCGATGCTTCGTAGGTTAAAAACGACGCAAGCCAAGTTAGTTAGCCAGTTGCCGCGTTGGCCGGGCAGAACGAAGAcgactcactcactcactcactgacTCACTAAAGATGTCTCACAACCTCAAAGGCAAGGTGGCGTTGGTGACCGGCGCCGCCAATGGAGTGGGTGCAGGGGTCGCCCGGATGCTTCTCGACGAGGGCGCAAAGGTGCCGTATTTCttgtttacagtttttttagggttccgtagtcaactaagaactcttatagtttcgccatgtctgtccgtctgtctgtctgaccgcggctaaactcagagaccgttattactagaaagctgtaaattgtaaaataaaaaaagctaaaaaaaattttttagggttccattgACGAcaagtgggggtggtttttttgtAGACTAAtgctatagtgtggagtatcgttatATATacttaggtcttttaaaaccattggggggttgctgagacgatttttcgattcagtgatctgtttgtgaaatattcaaatcGTCCCCCtaataaaatctaaactggtgggtggaatttttaagttcaggatggtagtaagtaggtacttatatcaaattaacaaggaaaattataacggctaatattgcttgagaattattaagtatatgttttggttccaacggaagaccagcgtgaAGCGTCGGCCGCTGACCATATCGTGATAAAACTTGTTTCGATTTCCGTCCGTGTTTCTTTTTTCTCTGCTTtctaaatgtcacgaataaatgtttttctttctttctttcttacaataaatacacaatacaatacaaactctttattgtacaccagacatagtaagcgatacagaatacagatacccagagaaaaaaattacaaggtgagcaataggcggccttatcgcttaagagcgatctcttccaggcaaccttttttacagaaagaaggaaggactagtttacaacaggtggtgcatcaaaagtagatcagaaaattgaaacgtaacagcaatacatctacgaatacttatataattatatcgtacatataatatctttcttattagtagtttaagagtacatagcagccttaggtataaaatatacctacttacacctaaacttggaagattccgtacacactacgaaatccttaggaaaatattaggtaggtacttgattttttcgtaatagctacggaaccctatcttgggcgtgtccgacacgctcttggcctgtttttataaacaaagttttgcAACGAGTTCAAAAACACTAGGGTTGGTTTTCATACTTTTTGGACTCAAGCAATCATActaataaactactaatatcataaatgtgaaaCTTTGTGAGTGTGTTTGCGTGCATATGGGTGTGTCTGTGTTGGTATCCTACCTCTTCacataattattgtttgccaaatgtttcatttttcAACTATAGAATTTCTCCGACACCAAAAATTTTTCACAGTgtttttcttatggttttattgacagtaggttaggttaggtttgttttatgaaagttccgaaaataatatggtttcagagaaaatcatgaCTTGGGAAATCAATTATTTGGGAAATGGAACATCCGGGAAAAAATAATTGTgtgaaaaggcagagaaccgtCTGTTCCTTACTCCTTTGTGTTTTTTTAGAATTAGTCTTTATCGGTTTGTCTCAGCATTTGTTCGTACTTAGGAACGGCTAAAACCCATATAAATGGGGCTTCCATTAATGTGTTGTGGTTTTCTTAGATTAACATTTAGTGTTTATTTCCTTTGAATCGGTgcacaaaaaaaaccggccaagagcgtgtcatacacgcccaaaatagggttccgtagccattacgaaaaaattaagtaagtaatatttttattttattttatacggaatctttcaagtttaggtatttttataccttaggctgcgatttaagagtaaaactacttttagagggggagggacgTTCGATTATcctgaaaatttgcactttaaagttgaatattacgcaaacatatcactgaaacgaaaaatcgtcttagcaaacccctggttttaaaagacctatccaacgttaccccacactatagggttggatgagaaaaaaaaatcctcactttacgtctatgggagacgtcctaaaaaaattattttattttttattgtaccattttgtcgacatagtttacatatatatccgtgcaacaGCTTTCTagattgatagtccctaagcaaagccgcggacggacggacagacagacagacagacatggcgaaactataagggttccatttttgccattttggctccggaaccctaaaaaacggaaATGCAAAGAATATCATTGAACAGTTTTGGAAGAATTGATGTTAGTAGGTATGGCTGAAACTTTAACAGTATAAAGTTTTGGTTAAACGTAGTCTGTAGAATTATGATGATTGAAcgtttttatgtaggtatacaaagctaaaaaaatataacatctAAGGTGTTTAAATGCGTAACCAACATAAGATGAGATCACATGACTATGGTTAAGCATATCCAATAGAGTTTAGCTACGGTCGGACGGTATGTATGAACGGGGCGCCGCGAGACTGGTtctcctgcagggctactacaatgCATTAGGAAggccagagggcctactccgaagttcgaaaatcgaaattcgtatcgtaccgtccctctcactctcgtattaaatagaacAAGTGGCAGAGGaagcgcacgacacgaacttcgagtttcgaatttcatagtagccctgcagagaaCCAGCCCCGCGGCTCTCCGttcatacataggtacctaccgtcCGAAGCGAATGAAAGCTATCGCCGAATGTAGGGAAAACACAAGaccttttaataaaatagaagAGACTGGCATTAGTGGACACGAGGTGCCTTGTTCAGGCACCGTAAGTAACTTGGGTCTCACCATGTCAGGACTCTCTCACTCTCATTCAAGCATCTCGCGAGATCCATTTAGGTATCTCATCACGCTATAAGTGTTAAGTCAATTATTTGTAAACTGCTAAACAGTCAAAACAATAactggctgagatgatgaagtccacgcggacgaagtcgcgggcacagctagtgTATTGATaattgtcaaatttcatgtcaatatGACTTTTAGAATCGAATGAAAATTAGATCATTAGATTTGATCTCATACTTAATTCGATGCAAATCGATCTAATAGCGTGGTAAAAGGAATAGTTTCAAGTTAATTGTAAaaacgtacctacttatgtgGTGGAGTTGAGATGGGACTATTCCGTCAGAGAGATTTAATTAATAGCTCTACTGGCGAAATAGCCCAGCTAGACCGTAAACAAGTACTTATTTTGAAATACATGTGTATCATCATGAGATCATCATCAAGTATATAGATTCTTTATTTGGGTAATCTGCGTTTTGTGCCCACCCGCTGGGCAAAGGCTAGGCTAGGCTTTCACTTCACAGAGTATCCAGagcacataataaaataatagtacctactacgTATCCAGAGCTTTATTCGACCACTCGCTCAGTTCTGCATCCAAGCCGTCCCACACCTACTTAAATCGTTACTAGtattgtaaatgtgaaagtaactgtctgtctgtctgttactcctTCTCGCTAAAATCGCTGAAACTTAGTATGGAGATAGATTGAGACCATaagaagggcataggatagcttcatcccggaaaattgtatacttacttagttCCTGCGAGATgacgaattcttcgcaaacgaactcgcgggtaacagctagtagttattatatgtatatttattctTTTGCAGCACGTCGCCATCCTAGACATTGATGAAACTGCTGGCATTGCCTTCCAAAACGAACTGAACGCAAAATACGGAGCTGGCAAGGCAAAGTTCTACCGGGTAGACGTGACGAATGATGAGCAGCTGTTTGCGGCGTTCTATGCCACAGCGGGAGAGCAGGAGGGGCTGGACTTGGTGGTCAACAACGCGGGAATCATGAACGACGCGCCCCATATATACAAGAAGGAGATTGGAATCAATGTGGTAAGTCTATCAcagtctaaaaaaaatttgtttgttCGTAATATTATTGTGATTGATGTAATCAAGCATCACGAGCCTAACAAGACGTTAGTTGAATCAAATATAGATGATTTAAATGAACGAGTCAACTGTATTGTTTTAActattaagtattataaatagGCAACTAAGATCTTATTAAacctaattatttaaaataatctacttaatcaaacaagtaagtacctaaataaataatgatagttcaacaaatatatttgttaaaattgaCAGAGTATCTAGTTAGATTGTTAGTTCAAACACAAATACACGTGCTGTCATTATATACCTAACTAATCACCATTTGTTGATTTGTTTAATatcattttatgaattaaattcgggtttggttccgcgtaccttgaaatagaaatagaaataagtatattttatttgcatgtaATGTTATTACAATAAATGACGTTTGCAATTAATTTAACGAAACTCGATATTTGGGTACAGTTACCTGCGCCATGATCATCGTCGTCGTTGCGTCGTGACTTCTCGTGCGTGATcttggcgcatgcaactgtgccaaaatatcgagtttcgttaaaatcaaggtacgcggaacaaaacccaaatttaattcataaattagtaatgaccgcgataatctaaaatattgtgtttaatatcatgtttgttttaattaatttgacgcCAACTTGGCATTCATTTTTTAGAGTGCATACTTTTGCAACCATAAAAtcgctaacctaacctaaccaaagaGAACACCGTAGGTTACCCTACGCGCTTAGTTGTTTAATTGAGACAGTCAGAGTCAGAGTCAGTAGATACTTTGAGTAGTAAGATCTatttcatcatcagatctttcCAAAGTTTCAGAACTTACCTTTTATTTTGCTATTTATTATGAAACAGAGCGGAACAAATATaaacagtacctacctagactTGGGTACTGATAAATTAAACAACAATGAATTTTCGATTATAAGGGCCTATTCCACCacatattgattaattttatgtgaaaGATATTTTAAATGCCGTCTCAGTTTGTTTCGTCCGAAATAACAAAGACggaaatcaatcaatcaatcagtgATGTGATGAAAAAGGCCCTAAAGGAGATTAAATGAAAACACTTAATTTTGTCAGACCGCCCTCGTGACGAGCACTTTAAAAGCCTTGGAGTTGATGCGTAAAGACGACGGTGGAAAGGGAGGCACGGTCATCAACATCGCTTCCGTTGCTGGCTTGTGCCAGTTGTCCGTCATGCCCATCTACTGGGCCACCAAAGCCGCAGTTATCCAGTTTAGCAACTGTATCGGTGTAAGTAAAAAACGTATCTAATCAGGCAAACAAGTTCCGGGACAAGAGAGAGCCGAccaattaaaaatttcatttttaatgcaagctttttttgctgactgtactttttgttgactgtacttatattgtcatccaaactacatttgcttccatcctgtggagacgatcttggctggactaccaggatgtcactaccagattattgtattgtcacgcaatttaagtaagtataccaaagtcaaaccaactactggaagttggtcgaatttaacttgcaagatttgatacagacagacagacaacgggacaggtgaaactaaataaaagcttgtaaaaagaaggGGGTCACTCACcgcttataaaaataaaatcggcCCCGCCGTTATCGAGTAATCGGGGAACACGGACaggacgaaactataagggttccgtttttgtcactTTGACTTAAACTACCTTAAAAACTTGTTACAGAAAGAAGATTACTATGAGAAGACGGGCGTACGAGTGGTGGTGGTCTGCTTCGGCGCCACCGACACGGCCCTTATCACTCCGCAGAAGTTGGGCTCCCTCGACAAACACTCCGATGGAGAAAGCATTGCAAGCTTAGTGGAGAAGCATGATGTCCAACGGTATGTTTGATGTCATCAGTGATTAATATTGAAGGGCTGTTGTAACTATAAGGCAATTTAAACTATTCTTGTTAAACTTCGATATTATTTTGAATAGCCCCACTATTGCATTGCCCCTACTCACTTAATCAATTCAACAAATAATACTTagatttaatagtacattgtgtcttaggggcggtaaataaggaattacgaacgagagtctattagcccgaagtcgaagactgagggctttaatgagtcgatgttcgtaattcttgTACCGCCCCCGTGcgacaaacaatgtttttttatcaaatttgcgagtaaaattgtatattcaTCAAATATTGCcaaatttttcaaatattgCCGATACCGGTGACTACGCCCTTGGCAACGGGCTGAAAAGTCACGAACGGGAAGACGAAGCGTGAGCAGGCCTCCCAcgaggtggactgacgacatcgtgagagttgccgGCACcctgtggatgcaagtggcgagttgtggCGTCCTAAAGGGAAGGGATTTGTTCAGCAGTaaacgtcttccggctggtgatggtgatgatatgtaaaaaaatcgctaatacgagtaggtaatatTTGAGATGGAAgatcttgtcggtggagtaaccgccactccgcacggttttcagccagc contains the following coding sequences:
- the LOC141428294 gene encoding 15-hydroxyprostaglandin dehydrogenase [NAD(+)]-like, encoding MSHNLKGKVALVTGAANGVGAGVARMLLDEGAKHVAILDIDETAGIAFQNELNAKYGAGKAKFYRVDVTNDEQLFAAFYATAGEQEGLDLVVNNAGIMNDAPHIYKKEIGINVTALVTSTLKALELMRKDDGGKGGTVINIASVAGLCQLSVMPIYWATKAAVIQFSNCIGKEDYYEKTGVRVVVVCFGATDTALITPQKLGSLDKHSDGESIASLVEKHDVQRMESAAKGVIDAYKKGASGSTWVASRDLPAVDITDNVDRAYQILGEHN